In the genome of Achromobacter sp. MFA1 R4, the window TGCCGCTTGAATTGGGAAGTCCCGGGCGCGTGCTGCTCGCGTTCGCCGGAGAGCCGGGCGAGCCGTATGAATCCGTGCGCCGGGCGGGCTACATGATCTCGCTCGGAGAGCGCGACGCCGAGGTCTCCAGCATCTCAGCGCCGGTCTACGGGATCAATTGGACGCTGCAAGGCGCGATCTGCATTTCCGGGCCGATATCGCGCCTGACCGAGTCGGTGCTGCTGGAGCTGAAAGAGCCGGTGCTGGCGGCAGCCAGCCGCTTGTCGCGCTCATTGATGGGGTTGCGCCGGACGGCCTGAATACCGGCCGCCGGCGTGGTCCTAAGGTCAAGCGCGGATCACTCCGCCGCTATCCCCGCCTGCTTCACCACCTTGCCCCACTTGTCCAGGTCGGACTGGATCAGCGCCGCGTATTCCTGCGGCGTGCCGCCCTGGACTTCGATGCCCGCGGCTTCCAGCTTGGCGCGCACGGCCGGCTGCTTCAAGGCCGCGTTGATCTCGGCATTGAGCTTGGCGATGATCTCCTTCGGCGTGCCCGCGGGCGCCAGGAAGCCGCCGTTGGTATTGGCGTCATAACCCTTCAGGCCCTGCTCCTGCGCGGTCGGCACGTCGGGCAATGCCTTGGCGCGTTTCGCGGTGGAGATCGCGACGGCGCGCACGTTGCCCGCCTTGACCTGTTCCTGCATCGCGCTCAGCGTGTCGATGTACAGCACCGTGCGGCCGGCCAGCAGGTCGGGATGGGCGGCGGACGAGCCCTTGTACGGAATCAGCAGCATGGGGGCGCCGCTGACCATGCGGAACATTTCGGCGGCCATCTCCTGTGCGCTGCCGCGGCCGGACGTGGCGACCTTGGCGTCGTCGGGATGCGCCTTCATCCAGTCCACGAGTTCGGGCAGGGTCTTGGCGGGGATCTTCGGATACACCGAGAACACCAGCGGGATCTCGTGCGTGTAGACGATGGGCTCGAAGCTCTTTTGCGGGTCCCAGCCCAGGTTCTTGAACAGGTATTTGTTGATGTTGTGGCTGCCGCCCACGATGCCGATGGTGTAGCCGTCAGGCTTGGCGTTGGCGAGCAGGGCGGTGCCCAGGTTGTTGGAGGCGCCCGGCCGGTTGTCGACGATGACGGGTTGGCCCAGCGATGCCGAAAGCTTTTCGCCCACGACGCGCGCGATCATGTCGATCCCGCCGCCCGGGGGCGCGGGCACGATGATGCTGATGGGACGGGACGGATAGCTCTGCGCCGCGGCCAGGCCGGGCGCGGCGGCCAGGGCTGCCAGGGCGGTCGAAAAGGCCAGGGTCCTGGCCAGCGTGGTGAAGGTCATGCTTGTCTCCTAGGGTGGTCAACTTCAGCCAACTCTGTGGGGCGCCCCGGGTGTGCTGCACCCGAAGGCGCGGTGGGGCTTCAGCCACGCCCGGCAAAGGGCATGGCGGTGGCCATGACGGTCATGGTGAGGACGTTGGCGTCCAGGGGCAGCGAGGCCATGTGACGCACGGCATTCGCCACGTGGACGGCGTCCATCATGGGCTCCGGCGCGACCGTGCCGTTGGCCTGCAGCACGCCGCGCGTCATGCGTTCGGACAGCTCGGTCAGCGCATTGCCGATGTCGATCTGGCCGGCCGCGATGTTGAAGGCGCGCCCGTCCAGCGCCAGCGCCTTGGTCAG includes:
- a CDS encoding tripartite tricarboxylate transporter substrate binding protein produces the protein MTFTTLARTLAFSTALAALAAAPGLAAAQSYPSRPISIIVPAPPGGGIDMIARVVGEKLSASLGQPVIVDNRPGASNNLGTALLANAKPDGYTIGIVGGSHNINKYLFKNLGWDPQKSFEPIVYTHEIPLVFSVYPKIPAKTLPELVDWMKAHPDDAKVATSGRGSAQEMAAEMFRMVSGAPMLLIPYKGSSAAHPDLLAGRTVLYIDTLSAMQEQVKAGNVRAVAISTAKRAKALPDVPTAQEQGLKGYDANTNGGFLAPAGTPKEIIAKLNAEINAALKQPAVRAKLEAAGIEVQGGTPQEYAALIQSDLDKWGKVVKQAGIAAE